The following coding sequences lie in one Lolium perenne isolate Kyuss_39 chromosome 2, Kyuss_2.0, whole genome shotgun sequence genomic window:
- the LOC127330303 gene encoding GTPase activating protein 1: MTSEAVPPGVLSVRLLRGINLVKRDADGSDPYVVVHLENQNLKTSVIKNTVNPVWNEELTLAVTNPATPIKIEVFDKDKLSKDDPMGDAQVDLEPLVQMARMDLEDIRSGTVVRTVRPHRGGTSSTCCLADESNIVWEEGQVVQDALIKLRNVATGIIHLQLRWVKIPAL; this comes from the exons ATGACGTCGGAGGCGGTGCCGCCCGGTGTGCTGAGCGTGCGGCTGCTGCGAGGCATCAACCTCGTGAAGCGTGACGCCGACGGCAGCGACCCCTACGTCGTGGTCCACCTCGAGAACCAGAATCTGAAGACGAGCGTGATAAAGAACACGGTGAACCCCGTCTGGAACGAGGAGCTCACCCTCGCCGTCACCAATCCGGCGACGCCGATCAAGATA GAGGTGTTCGACAAAGACAAGCTCAGCAAGGACGACCCAATGGGGGACGCGCAGGTGGATCTGGAGCCGCTGGTGCAGATGGCGAGGATGGACCTGGAGGACATCCGGAGCGGCACCGTCGTGCGCACCGTGCGGCCTCACCGCGGCGGCACCTCCTCCACCTGCTGCCTGGCGGACGAGAGCAACATCGTGTGGGAGGAAGGGCAGGTGGTGCAGGACGCGCTCATCAAGCTCAGGAACGTCGCCACCGGCATCATCCACCTCCAGCTCCGATGGGTCAAAATACCAGCCTTGTGA
- the LOC139835689 gene encoding uncharacterized protein, protein MQAFRDALNDCGLEDLGFIGEKFTWKRGRIRERLDRVVANGAWSVMHPGAIVQHMDYTRSDHRPIILDIDYQNMGPQSREGPWRFEVKWLREKGFRETVQQAMASAAVAPSVGVLGKLGHMHNALHAWDRAVLKEPKHRLRQTQNKLEKTLNGPMTTENEVLAKEMADLVELLLEQEEIHWLQRSRANWLQSGDRNTSFFHNFASARRKKNHIKKLLNDDNVWVEGTAPLKALVLNYFSNMFTSEVQDVDPMVLEKINPRIDDAMNEKLMFPFSAEEVKKAMFNIGDFKQFWDLCGQEITEEVLQAVNSGVIP, encoded by the coding sequence ATGCAGGCTTTCAGAGATGCACTAAATGACTGCGGTCTGGAGGATCTGGGTTTTATTGGAGAAAAATTCACTTGGAAACGGGGACGGATTCGAGAGAGACTTGACAGGGTGGTAGCTAATGGTGCTTGGTCGGTGATGCATCCTGGTGCAATTGTTCAGCACATGGACTATACTAGGTCAGACCATCGACCGATTATTCTGGATATTGATTACCAAAATATGGGCCCTCAATCCAGGGAAGGGCCATGGCGGTTTGAGGTAAAGTGGCTGCGAGAAAAAGGGTTCCGTGAGACTGTGCAACAGGCCATGGCCTCAGCCGCTGTTGCACCATCTGTTGGCGTGTTAGGCAAGCTTGGCCACATGCACAATGCACTACACGCTTGGGACAGGGCGGTGTTAAAGGAGCCGAAACATCGTCTACGACAGACCCAGAATAAACTAGAGAAGACTTTGAATGGACCCATGACTACGGAGAATGAGGTGTTAGCAAAAGAAATGGCTGATCTGGTGGAGTTGTTGCTTGAACAAGAGGAAATCCATTGGCTCCAGAGATCGCGTGCAAATTGGTTACAATCTGGAGATAGGAATACCTCTTTTTTTCATAACTTTGCATCGGCTCGACGGAAGAAGAACCATATCAAAAAACTGCTGAATGATGATAACGTATGGGTGGAAGGTACGGCACCACTAAAGGCTCTAGTCCTTAATTATTTTAGTAACATGTTTACTTCTGAGGTCCAGGATGTTGATCCAATGGTGTTAGAAAAAATCAACCCAAGAATTGATGATGCTATGAATGAGAAGCTTATGTTTCCCTTCTCCGCCGAGGAGGTGAAGAAGGCCATGTTCAACATTGGTGACTTTAAACAATTCTGGGATTTATGCGGTCAGGAAATTACGGAGGAGGTTCTTCAAGCGGTGAATTCTGGAGTAATCCCCTAG